The genomic stretch TAGAATTTCATCAGTGGTAATTAATTCCAAATCTACATTGCTGATTAAATTATTTATTATTATATCCAACTGTATATCAAAAAATATAGGCGTTAAAATCTTAATTTTTCTTGATTTTGACACAAACTCCAAGTACTCATTTAAATTTTCAGAGAAAATTCCTCCAATTGAAGAATTAATAGAAGAAATATGTCTTGCATTATGAATATTGTATATTTTTTTCAAGAAAGTTTGAGGAATATCTTCTATAGTATGCTGATTCCAAAATTCAACATTATTATTAATAGAAGAGGTATTTTCTACAAGTTTTAAAATGTTTGCAGCTAATATTTTTCCATTTGAGGATAATTCATATATTCCATCTTCTTTTTTAATTAATTTCAATTTTCTAAGTTGTTTAACTCCATGTAATATAGAAGTAGAAGGTTTATCTAATTCAGCTCGAAGGGATTTTAAATCTTTTTTTGAAGAAAATAAAGAAATTAATAATTTTGTTCTTAGTGTTGAAGTTAATATACGCTTTATATCATTAAAAATTTCTGAATTTCTTTTTTCATCACTTTTATGAGAAATATTGTTAGAATTGTTAATTTTTTCTACATCAGCACTATCATCAGGAATAATAACATCAATATCTCCCATATTATCAATATTATTATTACTATCATCAACATCAGTAACATTAGTAATATCATTATTATTAACTTTTTTATTGCCATTAGAATTATTAATATTAACATCATGGAAATTTTTACTTTTATTATTCATCATATAAATCCCTCTATTCACATATTAATACAATATTAAAAATATAATTTATTTCCACCATAATTACACTTTTCAAAGATTTTATTAGCCCAATCAATAGCTTTAGATTCATTTGAAACAAGAAGACGATTTTGATCAAATTTACCACTATCTTTACATAATCCAAAAAACATAAAATCATCAGTTATAGTTAAAAATAGATTAATATTCTTTTTTAAAGATTTAATCTTAAAATTTCCATTTTTTAATCCCTTTTTAAGAGTTTCAGTATCTATAGATTGGATAAAATTTTGTGTAACAGATTTTTCACATAATAATTCAATATTAACACTATTTTTCAATAAATTCTCGAAAATTATTGGATAGTCGGAGTTTATGAAAGGAAATATAGATCTAACAGTGTTTGAATTCATTAAAACTTCTTTAAAAATATTTTGAGGTTGATATATATCTGTTCGGATTGATTCAACCAAATAAGACCTTTTTAATGAACTTAAATCTGATAAATCCTCTACTGAAATACAAGAAATATCATGATCATCCCAAAAATCCATATAATCCCTAAGAATACAGAACGAATCTCTAAAATTCATAAAATTCATAAATTTCATTAAAGCTATATTATTCAACCCAAATTTTCCATCATCATCGTATAAATATCCATATTCCATCAAACGATGGATACTATGTGAAACAGCACTATATTTCAAATTAGTAGCTAAACTCAAATCTTTAATATTAGCCGATAAATTAGATAAATACTTTAAAACATTCATCCTTATCTCAGAGTTAGTTAAAAATTTAATTTCTTCCATTACTTCTTCATACAAATCCAAATAACATATTTTTTCATTAAACATACCAATCCCTAATCCTTTAAATAATATGTTTCCTCAAAATTACCCCCATTATTACAATATTAAACATACAATGTTAATAAATTTACTATAACCTCATAATCCAATATAAGTTAATATTAGCTGATATAATCTAATATAAACTAATATAAATTAATATAATATTTTATAATTTTTATTATAGTTTTTATTACAATTCTTATTACAATTTTATTATAAAATGTTATAATCCAATTGATAAAGTATTACTTTTATTAAAAAATAAAAGAAAATAAAAATCCTGAGAAATTTATTTAATACTTAATATTCATTATTTATTAATAAATTTATTAAAAATATTTAATACTGTAATAAATTATAATACTAATTTTGATATCATTACTATATAAATTTTTTTATAAAAATATGAGAAAAAGTATTAAATATAATTATTTTATCAAAAAATTAAAGTATCAAATGATCAATAAAATTTGATAAAAAATTATAAAAACTTTAATAGAATATTAATAAAAACTTTATAATTATCTAATAAAACTTTAATAAAACTTTAATTAACATTTAATAAAATTAAAATCAATATATAAATTATTTTAAACATATGAAACCCTATAAAATTATTTTAAACTATAATATAATATAATAATTATTTTATTATTCATAAAATAGTTTTAAGATAAATAAATAGAATAATATTAAAAAAAACAATATATTTTAATAATAAAATAAACATATGAAAATAATAACATTGATAATAAAAATCATGGAAAGTAATACAAATCAGTTAATGTTTATTTGAATATATAAATAGAATTTATAAGATAAATATATTTAATATTATCTAAGTATAAATAAATAATAAAAAAAAGTAATAAAATAATATAAAAATATATAAAATCTAAGATATAACAAAATAAAATTATGTCAAAATAAAATAAATATTATATTAAAAATACATGGAAAATATTAA from Methanobrevibacter sp. TMH8 encodes the following:
- a CDS encoding transcriptional regulator FilR1 domain-containing protein; this translates as MMNNKSKNFHDVNINNSNGNKKVNNNDITNVTDVDDSNNNIDNMGDIDVIIPDDSADVEKINNSNNISHKSDEKRNSEIFNDIKRILTSTLRTKLLISLFSSKKDLKSLRAELDKPSTSILHGVKQLRKLKLIKKEDGIYELSSNGKILAANILKLVENTSSINNNVEFWNQHTIEDIPQTFLKKIYNIHNARHISSINSSIGGIFSENLNEYLEFVSKSRKIKILTPIFFDIQLDIIINNLISNVDLELITTDEILDYMRVNGYGYKLISLKKHVNIKIWKYPKDFKIFLTSCDNFISLGLFSGEYYDDSSLLLDEEKEGINWGLGLFEYYKKDSVLINLEEYFDIFEGH
- a CDS encoding transcriptional regulator FilR1 domain-containing protein, whose product is MFNEKICYLDLYEEVMEEIKFLTNSEIRMNVLKYLSNLSANIKDLSLATNLKYSAVSHSIHRLMEYGYLYDDDGKFGLNNIALMKFMNFMNFRDSFCILRDYMDFWDDHDISCISVEDLSDLSSLKRSYLVESIRTDIYQPQNIFKEVLMNSNTVRSIFPFINSDYPIIFENLLKNSVNIELLCEKSVTQNFIQSIDTETLKKGLKNGNFKIKSLKKNINLFLTITDDFMFFGLCKDSGKFDQNRLLVSNESKAIDWANKIFEKCNYGGNKLYF